The Pagrus major chromosome 10, Pma_NU_1.0 genome contains a region encoding:
- the LOC141004053 gene encoding uncharacterized protein, whose amino-acid sequence MHGRFVAARTFQDFDHSASELKYCCSQKMGSSLSHSDLRLTRQVVVGGVAVCVVVWTWKRSKKKEKNLDLDETKAKHQDLQKTNEELDNEVYKRIMLICLRRLLENHRELFKLLLEDVEREREDNKEKIQSVERLITESEREKATEKTEEHLREKGKLLNAQWKLERRKEELEKLQLNTDKVLQSEEADGLLTRMTKTKEESA is encoded by the exons ATGCATGGCAGGTTTGTG GCTGCCAGGACTTTTCAGGACTTTGACCATTCAGCTAGTGAGTTGAAGTATTGCTGCTCGCAAAAG ATGGGTTCTTCATTGTCCCATTCAGATCTGCGTCTGACAAGACaagttgttgttggtggtgtggCTGTATGTGTTGTCGTATGGACATGGAAACGTTCCAAAAAAA aagaaaaaaatctggacTTGGATGAGACAAAGGCCAAACATCAAGACCTACAGAAGACGAATGAAGAACTGGACAATGAAGTGTACAAAAGGATCATGTTGATATGCCTTCGGAGGCTTCTGGAGAACCACAGGGAGCTGTTCAAACTGCTGCTGGAAGacgtggagagagagagggaggacaacAAGGAGAAGATTCAGTCAGTGGAGAGGTTAAtaacagagagtgagagagaaaaggcaactgaaaaaacagaagaacacttaagagaaaaaggaaagctGTTAAATGCTCAGTGGAaactggagaggagaaaggaagaacttgagaagctgcagctgaacaCAGACAAAGTGCTGCAGAGCGAAGAGGCAGATGGTCTTCTGACCAGGATGACTAAGACGAAGGAGGAGTCAGCGTAA
- the LOC141004052 gene encoding butyrophilin subfamily 1 member A1-like — MNQTRVKKHIYLSSGHSQVIGQPQPIVAMAGDDVILPCYLEPAFDAVSLTVEWARADLNPRFVHVRREGVELLIDQNPSYIGRTSVPISKLKCGDLSLKLSKVKFSDEGIYRCLVPKQGTQSEVKLAVGLVSSPVLRLSRLSSESSGVLLECESTGWYPEPEVFWLDGEGNLLSAGPTETVRGPDDLYTVSSRVTVERRHSDSFTCRVQQNNTNQTRETHIHIPEDLFVVPSCPVGRIIIVSVVGFICILAAVLGVFLIGRKEIRP; from the exons ATGAATCAAA CAAGAGTTAAAAAGCATATCTATCTTTCTTCAGGTCACTCTCAAGTGATTGGACAACCTCAGCCAATAGTAGCAATGGCTGGTGATGATGTAATTTTGCCATGTTACCTGGAACCTGCCTTTGATGCTGTTTCCTTGACTGTGGAGTGGGCGAGAGCTGACCTGAACCCCAGGTTTGTCCATGTGAGACGGGAAGGTGTGGAACTCCTTATTGATCAGAATCCGTCCTACATCGGGCGAACCTCAGTGCCCATCAGCAAACTAAAGTGTGGAGACCTTTCACTGAAACTCTCCAAAGTGAAATTCTCTGATGAGGGAATTTACAGATGCCTTGTCCCCAAACAGGGAACACAATCTGAAGTGAAGCTTGCTGTGG GTTTGGTCTCATCACCTGTTCTGAGGCTTTCCAGACTCAGCAGTGAAAGCAGTGGAGTGTTGTTAGAGTGTGAGTCTACAGGCTGGTATCCAGAACCTGAGGTGTTCTGGCTGGACGGTGAGGGaaacctcctctctgctggacctacagagacagtcagaggtccTGATGACCTCTatactgtcagcagcagagtgactgtgGAGAGGAGACACAGCGACAGCTTCACCTGTAGAGTCCAACAGAACAACACCAACCAGACTagagagacacacatacatattcCAG AAGATTTATTTGTGGTCCCGTCTTGTCCTGTTGGTCGCATCATCATCGTCTCGGTCGTTGGCTTCATCTGTATCCTTGCAGCTGTCTTGGGTGTATTTTTAATAGGACGTAAAGAAATCC GACCGTAG
- the LOC141003192 gene encoding butyrophilin subfamily 1 member A1-like yields MLGLNDGLFLKPKLSCFRALVLQHTVILLLLAGYCRGQSQAAQPSQRIVTLVGEDVVLPCRLEPPLDAVSKSVEWGRPDLEPRFVHVWHEGQNLLVNQNPSYRGRTSVSIDNLKQGDLSLHLSAVKLSDNGVYRCYFPSQDKKSNVELVVGSVASPVIAWVNINSTAEVVQCTSTGWYPEPEVFWLDAEGNLLSAGHTETVRGPDDLYTVSSRVTVEKRHSNSFTCRVQQQRINQIRETEIKVSADSLEATSCSALVGVIVVLVLLFILAAACVGWKWRQIQTKDTDTEKTDSHQLMGDRKTIEDLQEKLARLEEESQKKEETLRKKEEELKDFEQEVHNKLTEQSKELQNQSEQLRQQQEDMETNVRDMEKKIESVEKTAEGEQFFKMKEIILAAKSKLTNRKQEDEKLHMQTQTILSKTNDLLKKVTDRMKEEPQEETQ; encoded by the exons ATGCTTGGCCTAAATGATGGATTGTTCCTTAAACCTAAGCTCAGTTGTTTCAGAGCTTTGGTTCTCCAACACACTGTGATCCTCCTCCTACTGGCAGGCTATTGTAGAG GCCAGTCTCAGGCGGCTCAACCATCTCAAAGAATCGTGACATTAGTTGGTGAAGACGTCGTCCTGCCGTGCCGCCTGGAACCTCCCCTGGATGCTGTTTCAAAGAGTGTGGAGTGGGGGAGACCTGACCTGGAGCCCAGATTTGTCCATGTGTGGCATGAAGGTCAAAACCTCCTGGTTAACCAAAACCCGTCTTACAGAGGAAGAACATCAGTGTCCATTGACAATCTGAAGCAGGGAGACCTTTCTCTGCATCTGTCTGCAGTGAAACTCTCTGATAATGGAGTATACAGATGCTACTTTCCCTCACAAGACAAAAAATCAAATGTTGAacttgttgttg GTTCTGTTGCGTCACCAGTCATAGCTTGGGTTAACATAAACAGCACTGCAGAGGTTGTACAGTGTACATCTACAGGCTGGTATCCAGAGCCTGAGGTGTTCTGGCTGGACGCTGAGGGaaacctcctctctgctggacatacagagacagtcagaggtccTGATGACCTCTatactgtcagcagcagagtgactgtggagaagagacacagcaacagcttCACCTGTAGAGTCCAACAACAGAGAATCAACCAGATCAGAGAGACTGAAATCAAGGTTTCAG cTGACAGCCTCGAGGCCACATCTTGTTCTGCTCTTGTGGGTGTTATAGTGGTTTTAGTGCTCCTTTTTATTCTTGCAGCAGCCTGTGTTGGGTGGAAATGGAGACAAATCCAAACCAAAG acacagacactgaaaagacagacagtcaTCAGCTCAtgggagacagaaagacaatcGAGGATTTGCAGGAAAAACTGGCAAGACTTGAAGAAGAGTCacagaagaaggaggagacattgaggaagaaagaggaagaactGAAAGACTTTGAGCAGGAGGTTCATAATAAACTGACTGAACAAAGTAAAGAACTGCAAAACCAGAGTGAGCAACTGAGACAACAACAGGAGGACATGGAGACAAACGTTAGAGATATGGAGAAGAAGATCGAGTCAGTGGAGAAGACGGCAGAAGGTGAACAattctttaaaatgaaagaaatcatATTAGCTGCCAAAAGTAAGCTGACCAATAGAAAACAAGAAGATGAAAAActtcacatgcaaacacagacaatactgagcaaaacaaatgatttgTTAAAGAAGGTAACAGACAGGATGAAGGAGGAACCACAAGAAGAAACTCAgtga